In the genome of Ignisphaera cupida, one region contains:
- a CDS encoding glutamate synthase-related protein, with amino-acid sequence MPEKKLPTENSSLLAGTRTRSPDITPLSGICSLCIYSCPLLCDIGKAAFRGREVLYPEPEEFGASTAAANKDFGLDWSDIQLMPRLSQVFGVEPIPDKMIFENVDVSTRYGGVELKIPVFIAALGSTDVAKRNWDGLAYGAAISGTAMVVGENVCGMDKEAVFSNGQVVSSRDMEYRVKTYREFWDGKHGDIAVQTNVEDEMFGVDIYAASKLEVNIIEKKFGQGAKSIGGEVRVSDINRAIELKRRGYIVIPDPEDKNVQEAYKLGVIKTFERHSRIAKPDPQHFLERIDKLRSMGVKRIWIKTGTYRPAEIAFVMKLASEAKANGVTFDGAGGGTGMSPIPMMNESGVPTLYMEAWVLKACNIMKKKGMHIPDIAMAGGFSNEHQIVKAIALSNFDGEPYVKAVAMARAPITAIMKSKYFLELAQKGALPPDFAKRYGSKPEQFFVSAPEIVAKYGATNFEKLLKSGAIGLYTYFTKIVTGIKILMAGQRKYKLWLLNRSDLAALTERAARVLGIPMVDEVDKDVFEIILSK; translated from the coding sequence ATGCCTGAGAAGAAATTGCCCACAGAGAATAGCAGCTTGTTGGCAGGTACAAGAACTAGAAGCCCTGATATAACGCCCTTGAGTGGTATTTGCTCACTATGCATATATAGCTGCCCATTACTATGCGATATTGGAAAAGCTGCGTTTAGAGGTAGGGAAGTGCTTTATCCAGAGCCAGAGGAATTTGGTGCTAGTACGGCAGCAGCTAACAAGGATTTTGGTCTTGACTGGTCTGACATTCAATTAATGCCAAGACTTTCACAAGTGTTTGGAGTTGAGCCAATTCCAGATAAAATGATTTTTGAGAATGTGGATGTCTCGACTAGGTATGGTGGTGTTGAGCTAAAAATCCCTGTGTTTATAGCTGCGCTTGGCTCTACTGATGTTGCTAAAAGAAATTGGGATGGGCTTGCCTACGGTGCTGCAATATCCGGTACTGCAATGGTTGTTGGTGAAAATGTTTGTGGAATGGATAAAGAGGCTGTGTTTTCAAATGGGCAAGTTGTTAGCTCTAGAGATATGGAGTACAGAGTTAAGACATATAGAGAGTTTTGGGATGGGAAACACGGGGATATAGCTGTTCAGACAAATGTTGAAGATGAGATGTTTGGTGTTGATATATATGCTGCTTCAAAGCTTGAGGTAAACATTATTGAGAAGAAGTTTGGGCAAGGAGCAAAATCAATTGGTGGCGAGGTTAGAGTTAGCGATATTAATAGAGCTATTGAGCTTAAGAGAAGAGGCTACATAGTTATTCCAGATCCTGAAGACAAAAATGTTCAAGAAGCCTACAAACTAGGTGTTATAAAAACTTTTGAAAGACATAGCAGAATCGCTAAACCCGATCCACAGCACTTCCTAGAGAGAATAGATAAATTGAGATCAATGGGGGTTAAGAGAATATGGATAAAGACAGGCACCTATAGACCAGCTGAAATAGCATTTGTAATGAAGCTAGCATCAGAAGCTAAAGCAAATGGTGTTACATTTGATGGTGCTGGTGGAGGAACAGGAATGTCACCAATTCCAATGATGAATGAAAGTGGTGTTCCAACACTTTATATGGAGGCATGGGTTTTGAAGGCATGCAATATAATGAAGAAAAAAGGTATGCACATACCAGATATTGCAATGGCTGGTGGTTTCTCAAATGAACATCAAATTGTTAAGGCTATTGCTCTTAGCAACTTTGATGGAGAACCATATGTTAAAGCAGTTGCCATGGCTAGAGCACCAATAACAGCTATTATGAAATCGAAATACTTTCTTGAGCTAGCACAAAAAGGTGCTTTACCACCTGACTTTGCTAAGAGATATGGGTCAAAACCAGAACAATTCTTTGTATCAGCACCAGAAATTGTTGCAAAATATGGTGCTACAAACTTTGAGAAACTGCTAAAATCTGGTGCAATTGGATTATACACATACTTTACAAAAATTGTAACAGGAATAAAGATTCTTATGGCTGGACAAAGAAAGTACAAGCTGTGGCTGCTTAACCGATCAGATTTAGCTGCATTAACGGAGAGAGCTGCAAGGGTATTGGGAATACCAATGGTGGATGAAGTGGATAAGGACGTTTTCGAGATAATACTTTCTAAATAA
- a CDS encoding ACT domain-containing protein: MPHNYFDETSDENLAVVTVIGADKPGIVAGITAVLAKHNVNIVDIAQTVVRGIFSMIMIVDLSTGNIDLPRLREELVSRGKELGVEVSVNHIAVFKAMQRV; encoded by the coding sequence ATGCCGCATAATTACTTTGATGAGACTTCAGATGAGAACTTGGCTGTGGTAACTGTTATTGGTGCTGATAAACCAGGTATTGTAGCTGGTATAACAGCTGTTTTAGCTAAACACAATGTGAACATTGTTGATATTGCGCAAACTGTTGTTAGAGGAATTTTCAGTATGATAATGATTGTGGATCTATCTACTGGTAACATAGATTTGCCTAGGCTTAGAGAAGAGCTTGTTTCAAGAGGTAAGGAGCTAGGTGTTGAGGTGAGTGTAAATCACATAGCTGTTTTCAAGGCTATGCAAAGGGTGTAG
- a CDS encoding Gfo/Idh/MocA family protein — MSRRIGVAVIGLGTIGQVHVEALKDLEKSTNLVKLVGIHSLSRRKVREFASRYGCKGYESYDDVVRDPEVDVVVIATPHYLHAWQAFYAMEHGKHVIVEKPMATTVTAAREMISKARRKGIKLGVIFQGRYADGVVELKRYVDSNALGKILLVTGEMMWYRDETSYYLKDELARSWRGLWATEGGGALINQAIHTIDLMLWFGGDVEEVVGYIDNLTHPSVNVEDIGIGVMKYRSGGYGVLIANLFTKPSTYQYRRIKIFGSKGQAELWDNELVFLKTEDDISIERKPGYSSETLKVPGGLHRKLFEDFLKALSEDRDFPITGEEGLKSLEIVRAIYYSSTRKTHVKLPLLADGVF, encoded by the coding sequence ATGTCTAGGAGAATTGGAGTAGCTGTTATTGGTCTTGGCACAATTGGGCAAGTTCATGTTGAAGCTCTCAAAGATCTTGAAAAATCAACTAATCTTGTAAAGCTTGTAGGGATTCACAGTTTAAGCAGACGTAAGGTAAGGGAGTTTGCTTCTAGGTATGGCTGCAAGGGGTATGAGTCGTATGATGATGTTGTTAGGGATCCAGAGGTTGATGTGGTGGTTATAGCTACTCCTCACTATCTTCATGCATGGCAAGCATTTTATGCGATGGAACATGGCAAGCATGTTATTGTTGAAAAGCCTATGGCAACAACAGTTACTGCTGCAAGAGAAATGATTTCAAAGGCTAGGCGAAAAGGTATTAAACTTGGTGTTATTTTCCAAGGTAGATATGCTGATGGTGTAGTTGAGCTGAAGAGATATGTTGACAGCAATGCTCTTGGCAAGATATTGCTGGTTACTGGTGAAATGATGTGGTATAGAGATGAAACATCATATTACTTAAAAGATGAGCTTGCTAGAAGTTGGAGAGGTTTATGGGCAACGGAGGGAGGAGGGGCATTAATAAACCAGGCAATACATACAATAGATCTCATGCTGTGGTTTGGAGGAGATGTTGAGGAAGTTGTTGGCTATATCGATAACCTTACACACCCCTCAGTAAATGTTGAGGATATTGGCATAGGGGTTATGAAGTATAGAAGTGGGGGTTATGGAGTTCTCATAGCAAATCTATTTACAAAACCCTCAACATATCAATATAGAAGAATAAAGATATTTGGTTCAAAGGGACAGGCTGAGCTATGGGATAATGAGCTTGTGTTTTTGAAAACTGAAGATGACATATCTATAGAGAGAAAACCTGGATACTCCTCTGAAACACTGAAAGTGCCTGGAGGTCTCCATAGAAAACTATTTGAAGATTTTCTCAAGGCATTATCTGAGGATAGGGATTTTCCAATAACTGGTGAAGAGGGTTTAAAGAGTCTTGAAATTGTTAGAGCTATTTACTATTCAAGTACTAGAAAAACACATGTAAAACTTCCATTGCTAGCTGATGGTGTGTTTTAA
- a CDS encoding PFL family protein, whose amino-acid sequence MFAPEEIGEIVEMLLFQDLDIRSVTLGLSIQDCASNNALDFIGCVENKLRGFANSLVKAVEKVSNKYGVKIVTKRIALTPISILLEGFAKKSIEKAVEAGIEFAKTVDKVALSAGIDYVGGYSAFVHKGITPGDFVVLESFPKALAITQTIASMINVASTYTGINVDAINIVSRKIIELANNTPKGIGCARFTVMANAPEDNPFIPGAYHGLGEPEAVVNVAVSGPGVIEAVVRRLGEKADMRTLHDYVKRAAFKITRLGELIGREVAREIGAQFGIVDLSVAPSPKIGDSVAKILEAMGVEVAGAPGSIAALYILVDAVKKGGAMATSSIGGLSGAFIPVSEDWEMNRAAMLGAITIDRLEAMMSVCNTGIDMVAIPGDTPPETIAALILDVMAIAIALDKALGVRIIPVPNSKPGDVVDFGGLLGSAVVMNIPRFSSKRFVERGGLVPPPIKRLDKG is encoded by the coding sequence ATATTTGCTCCAGAGGAAATTGGAGAAATTGTTGAAATGCTTCTTTTTCAAGATCTCGACATAAGATCTGTAACACTTGGTTTAAGCATTCAGGATTGTGCATCAAATAATGCTTTGGACTTTATTGGTTGTGTTGAGAACAAGTTGAGAGGATTTGCTAACAGCCTTGTTAAAGCAGTTGAAAAGGTTTCTAACAAATATGGTGTGAAGATAGTTACTAAGAGAATAGCATTAACACCAATATCAATTCTTTTAGAGGGTTTTGCTAAGAAAAGCATTGAAAAAGCTGTTGAAGCAGGTATAGAATTTGCTAAAACAGTTGATAAAGTTGCTTTAAGTGCTGGAATAGACTATGTTGGTGGCTACTCAGCTTTTGTGCACAAAGGGATTACACCAGGAGACTTTGTTGTGTTGGAGTCTTTTCCCAAAGCACTTGCAATTACACAAACAATTGCATCGATGATTAATGTGGCCTCCACTTATACAGGTATTAATGTGGATGCTATTAACATTGTCTCCAGAAAAATAATTGAATTAGCTAATAACACGCCAAAGGGAATTGGATGTGCAAGATTTACTGTAATGGCTAATGCACCAGAGGACAACCCGTTTATACCAGGTGCATACCATGGTTTGGGGGAGCCAGAGGCTGTTGTAAATGTTGCTGTTAGTGGACCTGGTGTTATAGAAGCTGTTGTTAGAAGACTTGGGGAAAAGGCTGATATGAGAACATTACATGATTATGTGAAGAGAGCAGCATTTAAAATAACTAGACTAGGTGAGCTTATTGGAAGAGAGGTTGCTAGAGAGATTGGTGCTCAGTTTGGCATAGTAGATCTCTCAGTTGCACCATCGCCAAAAATTGGAGATAGCGTTGCGAAAATTTTAGAGGCTATGGGTGTTGAAGTTGCTGGAGCGCCTGGAAGTATAGCAGCTCTATATATTCTTGTTGATGCTGTTAAGAAAGGTGGTGCAATGGCAACATCAAGCATTGGTGGACTTAGTGGAGCATTTATACCTGTTAGTGAAGACTGGGAAATGAATAGAGCGGCAATGCTAGGTGCTATAACAATAGATAGACTTGAGGCTATGATGAGTGTATGCAACACTGGGATAGACATGGTTGCAATTCCAGGTGATACCCCACCAGAAACAATTGCTGCTTTAATACTAGATGTTATGGCTATTGCAATAGCTCTTGATAAAGCGCTTGGAGTAAGAATAATACCTGTACCCAATTCAAAACCTGGTGATGTTGTTGATTTTGGTGGTCTACTGGGCTCAGCAGTTGTTATGAATATACCGAGGTTTAGTTCGAAAAGATTTGTTGAGAGAGGAGGTTTGGTGCCACCACCAATAAAAAGACTCGACAAAGGCTAG
- a CDS encoding SLC13 family permease: protein MSYDYIAGLAIVLLLISSLIVRSRRPQTPVWSIMAFLSFLTILFRLVKPSELESVIDLDVILFLIGMFTIVGFAEASGLIEAVSIWFVSLFKTRYSLLCASSVLFGLLAAIAMNDTVAFMGPPIAYAIARAINVDPKAMFLLLAFSLTIGSVTTPVGNPQNILIVEKSDLEAPFIRFVEYLLMPTLINLFITPFIIIKFFRIENQRVNIALIPHEALKDKREALLAAIGLFSSITALVINDVFQLIGLPYISKRGFIPFIISAALYIASRNPRRILANVDWGTIIFFITMFITMEGVWRSGVLNPLFNMFMPKKLEGIQAIVSIAIISIVVSQIVSNVPFAKLFIRYMKSLGYTNSDYVPWLTLAMASTIAGNLTLLGAASNIIIVEYLESRMSTSISFTEFLRTGVIVTIVNVAIYVAVLALMMII from the coding sequence ATGAGCTATGATTACATAGCTGGTTTAGCCATAGTTTTGCTTTTAATATCATCGCTTATTGTAAGAAGTCGTAGACCTCAAACACCTGTGTGGAGTATAATGGCATTTCTATCATTTTTAACAATACTATTTCGCTTAGTTAAGCCCAGTGAACTAGAAAGTGTGATAGATCTTGACGTTATACTATTCTTAATAGGGATGTTCACCATTGTTGGATTTGCAGAAGCCTCTGGTTTAATTGAAGCTGTTTCTATATGGTTTGTTAGCTTATTTAAAACTAGATACAGTTTATTGTGCGCCTCCTCCGTATTGTTTGGACTGCTTGCTGCTATTGCTATGAACGATACAGTTGCTTTTATGGGTCCGCCAATAGCATATGCTATTGCAAGAGCAATCAATGTTGATCCAAAGGCAATGTTTCTATTACTAGCATTTTCACTTACAATAGGATCTGTTACTACTCCAGTTGGAAATCCACAAAATATTTTAATTGTTGAAAAATCCGATTTGGAAGCTCCGTTCATAAGATTTGTGGAGTATCTTTTAATGCCTACACTTATAAATCTTTTCATAACTCCGTTCATAATTATAAAGTTTTTCAGGATAGAGAATCAAAGAGTTAACATTGCTTTAATTCCTCACGAAGCTTTAAAAGACAAGAGAGAAGCGTTGTTAGCTGCAATAGGATTGTTTTCTTCAATAACAGCTCTTGTAATTAACGATGTTTTTCAGCTAATAGGTTTGCCATATATATCGAAAAGAGGATTTATACCATTTATAATCTCAGCAGCTTTGTATATAGCTTCTAGAAATCCAAGAAGAATTCTAGCTAATGTTGACTGGGGCACAATAATATTCTTCATAACAATGTTTATAACCATGGAAGGTGTGTGGAGAAGTGGTGTGCTAAACCCATTGTTTAACATGTTCATGCCAAAGAAACTTGAGGGTATACAAGCCATAGTATCTATAGCAATTATTTCAATAGTTGTAAGTCAAATTGTGAGCAATGTTCCATTCGCAAAATTGTTTATAAGGTATATGAAGAGCCTTGGATACACAAACTCTGATTATGTGCCATGGCTAACACTGGCAATGGCATCAACAATAGCAGGGAATCTAACGCTTTTGGGTGCAGCATCAAACATTATTATTGTTGAGTATTTAGAGTCGAGAATGAGTACATCAATATCGTTTACAGAATTCCTTAGAACTGGTGTAATTGTAACAATAGTAAATGTAGCGATATATGTAGCTGTACTTGCATTAATGATGATAATATGA
- a CDS encoding sugar phosphate isomerase/epimerase family protein: MRFTFSTLAYPHLKIDEVLERAKKFGLDGVELRVADDGIHLKPHYPIGKEYVDTIRSSGVKIVSIAGYARFSSVSDEERKRNEELLKTLTLMAEQLEAKVIRVFAGRFEDDSESSIKRISKSLNKFADYAEKHGIYIAIETHDELSRLEVLLRLLKELDPRIKILYDPANMIMLGEKHETVFPYPIE, from the coding sequence ATGAGGTTTACATTTTCAACGCTTGCATATCCCCATCTAAAAATTGATGAGGTTCTTGAAAGAGCTAAAAAATTTGGTTTAGATGGTGTAGAACTTAGAGTTGCAGATGATGGTATTCATCTTAAACCTCACTACCCAATAGGCAAAGAATATGTGGATACTATACGTAGTAGTGGAGTAAAAATTGTTTCTATAGCAGGTTATGCAAGATTTTCATCTGTTTCAGATGAGGAAAGAAAAAGAAATGAAGAGTTATTGAAAACACTTACACTTATGGCTGAACAGCTTGAAGCAAAAGTAATAAGGGTTTTTGCTGGTAGATTCGAGGATGATTCTGAAAGCTCTATTAAGAGGATATCTAAAAGCCTTAACAAATTTGCTGATTATGCTGAAAAACATGGTATATACATAGCTATTGAGACACATGATGAGCTTTCTAGACTTGAAGTATTACTAAGGCTTTTGAAAGAATTAGATCCAAGAATAAAAATCTTGTATGATCCAGCAAATATGATCATGCTTGGTGAAAAACATGAAACTGTTTTTCCATACCCAATAGAATAG
- a CDS encoding ABC transporter substrate-binding protein: MKKVMNGVKTIFSIALATILLLSIVAPLTIQAQRILPAYTKRIEFVRVPLEDVPAKLGREIDVYLFGLRPAQAVQLAGRTDIKLYQAAAGLLDIILNPAPVTILKYKGKVTKDDVSKALGLPVEAINTYYSEKEGVTSIELCVKPKTIPSGYEVARDTGLKINPFCFKQVRFAMNYMVDRDFIIREIMKGFGIPMYTNYGPADPMYADIVDIVAKYRFTFDPSYAYQLVSDVLTKVGAKFEGGTWIYDGEPIKVTFIIRTEDERKNIGETVAAAIEQNLGFKVDRVMLTFGEAITRVYGTDPMEFQWHLYTEGWGRGALERWDPGMLAQFAAPWLGYMPGWQEAEYWNYRNETIDELSQKAALGLFKSKDEFLECIRKGTEMAIQESIRIWIAARTDVYAAVTNLEGVTLDLGAGLRNTVFNARNWRIAGKDTITVGHLWIWTARTAWNIFGGFTDVYSVDPERATFDPWSWRHPFNGEPIPIRVTWSVTTAGPDGKLDVPSDAIKWDPNKGWVQVGPGVNATSKVVFDLSKYLGYYWHHGVNITWADVLGYIAMVFDAAYNSTKAKIESKIASTLQTSLQPFVAFRPLIEEKKLEVYINFWHFDPNYIADYAVLNPINPIELVAAQAYLGYDKQTYALTDTRAAATKLPWLSVVLRDHAADVKKALQEMSYEYVARYTNVPGLYTISRDEWSKRVQALTSWIDKYGSAWVSNGPYMLVLYDKDAQRLVLERFEPPAYPIRPDALYYGIPQPNVILSISVPTVSPGAEAIVIVEVSGKFPLHVIYMIQDMKTKDILYSGKVTTTREEVRIVLPSLVTAKLNEFSNYEFIVVVYGDEVTQPAQKSAILTTGLAAGAVSELRERISELEKGLQSVRESVSSVQKTTQELSTKLESVSTELRKELETQLGTVGKTVSSSLDQLAKTLSSGLSETSRSLSISITNMSKSLTELLATIAQDTTSIKQGLQQQRDLTTTLSRDIGDLRTSIDSLADAISGLKSSLNTLTTLVIVTLVLSLASVIAAVVAVIRR, from the coding sequence ATGAAGAAAGTAATGAATGGTGTAAAAACAATCTTTTCAATAGCTCTTGCAACAATATTATTACTGAGTATTGTAGCACCATTAACTATTCAAGCCCAGCGAATATTACCTGCATACACTAAGAGAATTGAATTTGTAAGAGTACCACTAGAAGATGTGCCTGCAAAACTTGGTAGAGAAATAGATGTTTATCTCTTTGGTTTAAGACCTGCTCAAGCAGTTCAATTAGCTGGTAGAACTGATATAAAACTATATCAAGCAGCTGCTGGTCTGCTAGATATAATACTAAATCCAGCACCAGTAACAATACTGAAGTACAAAGGCAAAGTAACTAAAGATGATGTTAGCAAAGCACTTGGGTTACCAGTAGAGGCTATCAACACTTACTACAGTGAGAAGGAGGGAGTTACATCCATTGAGCTTTGTGTTAAGCCCAAGACCATTCCATCTGGTTATGAAGTTGCCAGAGATACTGGGTTAAAGATAAACCCATTCTGCTTTAAGCAAGTGAGATTTGCAATGAATTACATGGTTGATAGAGACTTCATAATACGTGAAATCATGAAGGGATTTGGAATACCCATGTACACAAACTATGGACCTGCTGATCCAATGTATGCAGATATTGTTGATATTGTTGCAAAGTACAGATTCACATTTGATCCAAGCTATGCCTACCAACTAGTATCTGATGTATTGACAAAGGTTGGTGCAAAGTTTGAGGGTGGCACTTGGATATATGATGGAGAGCCAATCAAAGTTACATTCATAATTAGAACTGAGGATGAGAGGAAAAATATAGGAGAAACTGTTGCAGCTGCTATTGAGCAAAACCTGGGCTTTAAAGTCGATAGAGTTATGCTAACATTTGGCGAAGCAATAACAAGGGTTTATGGCACAGATCCTATGGAGTTTCAATGGCATTTATACACAGAGGGTTGGGGTAGAGGAGCATTAGAGAGATGGGATCCTGGAATGTTAGCACAGTTTGCAGCACCATGGCTTGGCTATATGCCTGGTTGGCAAGAAGCTGAATATTGGAATTACAGAAACGAGACCATAGATGAGCTTAGTCAAAAAGCAGCTCTAGGCCTCTTCAAGAGTAAGGATGAGTTTTTAGAATGTATTAGAAAAGGAACGGAAATGGCAATCCAAGAAAGCATTAGAATTTGGATAGCTGCTAGAACAGATGTATATGCAGCTGTTACTAATCTAGAAGGTGTTACGTTAGATCTTGGTGCAGGACTTAGAAATACTGTGTTCAATGCTAGAAATTGGCGTATAGCAGGTAAGGATACTATAACTGTTGGTCATCTATGGATATGGACAGCTAGAACAGCGTGGAACATATTTGGAGGTTTCACAGATGTTTATAGTGTTGATCCTGAAAGAGCCACGTTTGATCCATGGTCCTGGAGGCATCCATTCAATGGCGAGCCAATACCCATTAGAGTTACCTGGTCTGTTACAACAGCAGGACCTGATGGAAAGCTAGATGTTCCTTCTGATGCCATTAAATGGGATCCAAATAAGGGATGGGTGCAGGTTGGGCCTGGGGTAAATGCTACAAGTAAGGTAGTATTTGATTTGTCTAAATACCTTGGTTACTATTGGCATCATGGAGTAAACATTACCTGGGCCGATGTTCTTGGGTACATTGCTATGGTATTTGATGCTGCATACAACAGTACTAAAGCTAAGATAGAAAGCAAGATAGCTTCAACACTTCAAACAAGTTTGCAACCCTTTGTAGCCTTTAGACCACTCATAGAGGAGAAGAAGCTTGAGGTATACATAAACTTCTGGCACTTTGACCCCAACTATATAGCTGATTACGCTGTGTTAAACCCAATAAACCCAATAGAATTAGTCGCAGCACAAGCATACCTTGGCTATGACAAGCAAACTTATGCCTTAACAGACACTAGAGCAGCTGCTACAAAGTTGCCGTGGCTAAGTGTTGTTCTACGCGATCATGCAGCAGATGTGAAGAAGGCTTTGCAGGAGATGAGCTATGAATATGTTGCTAGATATACTAATGTGCCCGGGCTTTATACAATATCTCGTGATGAGTGGAGCAAGAGGGTACAGGCATTGACTTCGTGGATAGACAAATATGGATCTGCATGGGTTAGCAACGGACCTTACATGCTTGTGCTATATGACAAAGATGCTCAAAGACTTGTGTTAGAAAGGTTTGAACCTCCAGCTTATCCGATAAGACCTGATGCATTGTATTACGGAATACCCCAGCCAAATGTAATACTATCAATATCTGTTCCAACTGTTAGCCCTGGTGCAGAGGCTATAGTAATTGTTGAGGTCTCTGGCAAGTTCCCATTACATGTTATATACATGATTCAAGACATGAAAACCAAAGATATTCTGTACTCTGGTAAAGTTACTACAACAAGAGAAGAGGTGAGGATAGTGCTACCATCTCTTGTAACAGCAAAGTTAAATGAGTTTAGCAACTACGAGTTCATAGTTGTTGTTTATGGTGATGAGGTTACACAACCAGCACAGAAATCAGCTATACTAACAACTGGGTTAGCTGCAGGAGCTGTCTCAGAGCTTAGGGAAAGAATATCAGAGTTGGAAAAGGGATTGCAAAGCGTTAGAGAATCTGTTAGCAGTGTACAGAAAACAACACAAGAGCTTAGCACCAAGCTAGAATCTGTAAGTACTGAGCTAAGAAAAGAGCTAGAGACACAACTTGGTACAGTAGGCAAGACAGTATCTTCATCACTAGATCAGCTGGCCAAGACCTTAAGTAGCGGATTAAGTGAGACATCAAGATCACTAAGCATATCAATAACTAACATGAGCAAAAGCTTAACTGAGTTACTAGCAACAATTGCTCAAGACACTACATCAATTAAGCAAGGTCTTCAACAACAAAGAGATTTAACAACTACTCTATCAAGAGACATAGGCGATTTGAGGACATCAATAGACTCCTTAGCTGATGCTATTTCAGGCTTAAAATCATCGTTGAACACATTAACAACACTAGTGATTGTAACATTAGTATTGTCACTGGCAAGCGTAATTGCTGCAGTCGTTGCTGTAATTAGAAGGTAA
- a CDS encoding metallophosphoesterase, translating to MSSYLMLLIASGLFLASLFIVLLHNFPWIMRCYIPRIHNVKLSLDDLPVFIVSDIHLGNKNSLGVYVFKIASKYSFRTMVIAGDLIDKRVFFSDKVFDLLKMFLVGDVKNVFYIPSSSSHDIEPLPKNVITQYFNGRRVAVVPQALAISISNCVGRIYITHGDYASRNGVVAHLLDAIFTKVLSRPFTVLVLRKVFNVKNFEWIIYGHTHLTAYLKNYRAVNTGCWIRRPHESMQKAFAILKCSNGFVEVGLVRIKN from the coding sequence ATGTCAAGCTATCTAATGTTACTGATAGCTTCAGGACTTTTCTTAGCATCACTATTTATTGTTCTATTACATAACTTTCCATGGATTATGAGATGCTATATTCCCAGGATCCATAACGTGAAACTTTCATTAGATGATTTACCTGTTTTCATAGTCTCCGATATTCATTTAGGTAATAAAAATAGCTTGGGTGTGTATGTTTTCAAAATTGCTTCAAAATATAGTTTTCGAACAATGGTTATCGCAGGTGATTTAATCGATAAAAGGGTTTTCTTTAGTGATAAAGTATTTGATTTGCTTAAAATGTTTCTTGTTGGAGATGTTAAAAATGTTTTTTACATACCCTCATCATCAAGTCACGACATAGAGCCGCTACCCAAGAATGTTATAACTCAGTATTTTAATGGTAGAAGAGTTGCTGTTGTACCTCAAGCTCTGGCAATATCTATTAGCAACTGCGTTGGAAGGATATATATAACCCATGGAGATTATGCATCAAGGAATGGTGTAGTAGCTCATTTACTAGATGCTATATTCACAAAGGTTTTGTCTAGGCCATTCACAGTCTTAGTACTTAGAAAAGTTTTTAATGTCAAAAACTTTGAGTGGATTATTTATGGCCATACCCACTTAACAGCATATCTCAAAAACTATAGAGCAGTTAACACTGGTTGTTGGATTAGAAGACCTCACGAATCTATGCAGAAAGCATTTGCTATATTGAAGTGTAGTAACGGATTTGTTGAAGTTGGGTTAGTGAGAATTAAAAACTAA
- a CDS encoding YjbQ family protein, whose product MKIKIVKLTLRSSGYEVQDITAHVAQLVKENGLENGLAILYTNERGCSVAEIEYEPELLADLETFLQKVGCIDKNICNVLIGKNTFVPVVHSSLFLGQFKNIVFVDVSRVDGEKSLVIVLEGIFKNN is encoded by the coding sequence ATGAAAATAAAAATAGTTAAGTTAACATTGAGAAGCAGTGGCTATGAAGTACAAGATATAACAGCTCATGTAGCGCAATTGGTTAAGGAAAATGGATTGGAAAATGGATTGGCTATTCTATACACAAATGAGAGGGGGTGTAGCGTTGCTGAAATAGAGTATGAGCCAGAGCTTTTAGCAGATCTCGAAACATTTCTACAGAAGGTTGGTTGTATAGATAAGAACATATGCAATGTATTGATAGGTAAAAACACCTTTGTACCTGTTGTCCATAGCTCTTTATTCCTTGGCCAATTCAAGAATATTGTGTTTGTTGATGTCTCTAGAGTTGATGGGGAAAAGTCTTTGGTGATTGTTCTTGAGGGTATATTCAAAAATAATTGA